A single window of Dermacentor albipictus isolate Rhodes 1998 colony chromosome 1, USDA_Dalb.pri_finalv2, whole genome shotgun sequence DNA harbors:
- the LOC135917622 gene encoding uncharacterized protein isoform X2, producing the protein MLSGAAPSKWRWYKELSAILCHRPMVEAHHYGLDSDASVADEDNTGQSDDERGSHFESLDSPGGSQTCEMSSSPTTGSTMPPVKRARTSTLGLPELLERQHQRTAALLQEQNEVLFKQQKELLQQENENFKDVMAGITASFLQGTQAMMSQLARQPVPAFGQMPYPFSLNQQEGLYVFSTQPQGQGPSNAQGPSNAANQQ; encoded by the exons ATGTTAAGCGGCGCGGCGCCATCGAAATGGCGATGGTACAAAGAATTAAGTGCCATTCTGTGCCACCGGCCCATGGTGGAGGCCCATCACTATGGCCTCGACAGTGACGCTAGTGTCGCCGACGAAGACAACACAG GTCAGAGTGATGACGAGAGGGGCTCGCACTTTGAAAGCCTCGACTCGCCTGGTGGCAGCCAGACCTGCGAGATGAGCTCAAGCC CAACCACTGGCTCTACCATGCCACCTGTAAAGCGGGCCAGAACCAGTACCTTGGGACTGCCCGAATTGCTAGAACGGCAGCATCAAAGAACAGCTGCACTACTGCAAGAGCAGAATGAAGTTCTCTTTAAGCAGCAAAAAGAGCTGCTGCAACAGGAGAATGAGAATTTTAAGGATGTGATGGCTGGCATCACAGCGTCATTTCTGCAAGGAACCCAAGCGATGATGTCACAATTGGCCAGACAGCCTGTGCCAGCATTTGGGCAGATGCCATACCCATTTTCACTTAATCAACAAGAAGGACTGTATGTATTTTCTACTCAGCCTCAGGGTCAAGGCCCAAGTAATGCTCAGGGCCCAAGTAATGCTGCAAATCAGCAGTGA
- the LOC135917621 gene encoding uncharacterized protein produces MLGNAALRLHLMLFLSAWANFHVILYAVACMQHQQRRRRIRSAYMKALLRARGLATCSAVNDLVVMQGSLLGKKRKQRSVWMKTRSSDWWDRIVATEFTDEDWKDNFRMSRASFNELVLLLEPFMSPKTHCVRQPLPVQKRVAIALFKMASCSEYRVVANQFGVHKSSVKNCVYMFCQSLVQHYLKKYISIPTATEAGAIARNFEARCHLPQIFGAIDGTHIPIMAPKKGYRDFVNRKMWTSYNVQAVVDDRGRFRSVTCNVPGSAHDASVLRLSSLFQRSEELLPRQEIMLNGCSIPLMLLGDPAYPGLPWILKGYTSSQGRLSKEQESFNVYHSSGRNVVEHAFGRLKGRWRVLLKRADINYKFMPTVIVAACILHNFCEERGEAVSDAWISDVRSSEDELYQQPSTRPLHTNSVSEVRDFLCDFLAQNFPLRSASW; encoded by the exons ATGCTTGGTAATGCAGCGTTGCGTCTCCACCTTATGCTATTTTTGTCGGCATGGGCTAACTTTCACGTCATCCTGTACGCTGTCGCCTGCATGCAGCATCAGCAGCGACGTCGTCGGATACGGTCGGCCTACATGAAAGCACTTTTGCGCGCAAGAGGGTTGGCGACGTGCTCTGCCGTCAACGATTTGGTTGTCATGCAAG GGTCTTTGCTGGGAAAAAAACGGAAGCAGAGAAGTGTCTGGATGAAGACTCGTTCTAGTGACTGGTGGGACCGCATTGTGGCAACAGAGTTCACCGACGAGGACTGGAAAGATAATTTTAGAATGAGCCGAGCTTCATTCAACGAACTTGTTCTACTTTTGGAACCATTCATGTCGCCAAAGACACATTGCGTGCGACAACCACTACCAGTGCAAAAGAGAGTGGCTATTGCCCTTTTCaaaatggccagctgcagtgaatATAGGGTGGTAGCGAATCAATTTGGTGTTCACAAAAGCAGCGTCAAAAATTGTGTATACATGTTCTGCCAATCGCTTGTGCAGCATTACCTGAAGAAGTACATAAGCATACCGACTGCCACAGAAGCTGGAGCTATTGCCAGGAACTTTGAAGCAAGGTGCCACCTCCCTCAAATATTTGGGGCAATCGACGGTACCCACATCCCTATCATGGCACCAAAGAAAGGATATCGTGACTTTGTAAACAGAAAAATGTGGACATCGTACAATGTGCAGGCTGTAGTAGATGACCGAGGGCG ATTTCGCAGTGTTACCTGCAATGTCCCAGGAAGTGCGCATGATGCATCGGTGTTGAGGCTGTCATCACTGTTCCAAAGGAGTGAGGAGCTGTTGCCAAGACAAGAAATCATGTTGAATGGCTGTTCAATCCCACTCATGCTATTGGGGGATCCTGCATATCCTGGTTTACCTTGGATACTGAAGGGATACACCTCGTCACAAGGAAGGCTCTCAAAGGAACAGGAATCATTTAATGTGTACCACAGTAGCGGACGTAATGTTGTGGAGCATGCTTTTGGAAGGCTAAAGGGGCGATGGAGAGTGCTACTGAAGCGAGCTGACATAAATTACAAATTCATGCCGACGGTAATAGTAGCTGCGTGCATTTTGCACAATTTTTGTGAAGAGAGAGGAGAGGCAGTAAGTGATGCGTGGATTAGTGATGTTAGGTCATCTGAGGATGAGCTTTACCAGCAGCCTTCAACCAGACCTCTACACACGAACTCTGTTAGTGAAGTGCGGGATTTCCTCTGCGATTTCTTGGCTCAGAACTTTCCACTTCGGTCTGCATCGTGGTGA
- the LOC135917622 gene encoding zinc finger and SCAN domain-containing protein 29-like isoform X1 yields the protein MRARFSLIMLYSGVYMNATVAHRIAFLAHRMHVNSGNALGRRIALMRQARVALRTPVDSRGACKRSIVALGIMGRNLLRDCRAGDQKKKNSNARIRSNMASSPAASFAAASRNYFSVEETAAFLAIISELNIGELLDSCRQRNQVHFTKVQQEMALIGYCRTWQQLRTHWKNLKGKYNKERELQMLSGAAPSKWRWYKELSAILCHRPMVEAHHYGLDSDASVADEDNTGQSDDERGSHFESLDSPGGSQTCEMSSSPTTGSTMPPVKRARTSTLGLPELLERQHQRTAALLQEQNEVLFKQQKELLQQENENFKDVMAGITASFLQGTQAMMSQLARQPVPAFGQMPYPFSLNQQEGLYVFSTQPQGQGPSNAQGPSNAANQQ from the exons atgcgagcacggttttctctaataatgctctatagcggcgtttacatgaatgcgacagtggcgcatcgcatcgcatttctagcgcatcgcatgcatgtaaacagcggtaatgcgctaggaaggcgcatcgcattaatgcgccaggcgagggtagctTTACGGACGccagtcgactctcgcggagcatgtaaacgcagcatcgtcgcattaggaattatGGGAAGGAATTTGCTGCGGGACTGCCGCGCtggtgaccaaaaaaaaaaaaacagcaacgccCGAATCAGAAGCAACATGGCGTCCTCCCCGGCAGCTTCGTTCGCCGCAGCTTCGCGAAATTATTTCTCCGTAGAGGAAACCGCGGCTTTCCTTGCCATTATATCAGAACTGAATATTGGTGAACTCCTAGATTCGTGCCGCCAACGAAATCAAGTTCACTTCACGAAGGTACAGCAAGAAATGGCTCTAATTGGATATTGCCGCActtggcagcaactgcgtacacATTGGAAGAATCTGAAGGGGAAATACAACAAG GAAAGAGAGCTACAAATGTTAAGCGGCGCGGCGCCATCGAAATGGCGATGGTACAAAGAATTAAGTGCCATTCTGTGCCACCGGCCCATGGTGGAGGCCCATCACTATGGCCTCGACAGTGACGCTAGTGTCGCCGACGAAGACAACACAG GTCAGAGTGATGACGAGAGGGGCTCGCACTTTGAAAGCCTCGACTCGCCTGGTGGCAGCCAGACCTGCGAGATGAGCTCAAGCC CAACCACTGGCTCTACCATGCCACCTGTAAAGCGGGCCAGAACCAGTACCTTGGGACTGCCCGAATTGCTAGAACGGCAGCATCAAAGAACAGCTGCACTACTGCAAGAGCAGAATGAAGTTCTCTTTAAGCAGCAAAAAGAGCTGCTGCAACAGGAGAATGAGAATTTTAAGGATGTGATGGCTGGCATCACAGCGTCATTTCTGCAAGGAACCCAAGCGATGATGTCACAATTGGCCAGACAGCCTGTGCCAGCATTTGGGCAGATGCCATACCCATTTTCACTTAATCAACAAGAAGGACTGTATGTATTTTCTACTCAGCCTCAGGGTCAAGGCCCAAGTAATGCTCAGGGCCCAAGTAATGCTGCAAATCAGCAGTGA